The genomic region TCCAAACATGGCACGCGCTGTCTTCATAGCTGCCAGCTCCCTCCATTCAGATCTCTTTGGATTGTAGACAAACAACTTGTTGAGACACTTACTGCGGATAAATCAGAAATATAATTAAAATGATCAATTATGTCAGTCTGGAAGTAATCTATAAATGTGCACAACCTGCCTAATACTTACGTGTCATCAGCCTTCCCGCCAATAATGTAGATTAATCCATTGTGTGAAACCACAGAGTGGCCATAAATCTTAAGCGGGAATGCTTTGGATTCATTCCATTTTAGGTCActggaaaaaaataaaacttgcaTTGAAATGAAATTCTCATCGTACCCTTCACTAGTCGAGGTAATGTTAATCAGATTTAAAAATTACAACATTGGTTCATAACCCTGGTTTACTCAAAGCTTTAGCCAAAAAGTAATGTTTCAGAAGATAGGGGAGATCAGGTATACAAAAGAACAGGGTAATCTATTTGCATACTAAGCCTAAATATGAAAAATCATGTCATTAGCTTGTCAGTGATTAAACATCAGCTCCAAATTGCATAGTTGTCAAATAGAATGGTGAAAGATAGTAAAATTTGTTTTAAATATCAGGGCCCACGCCATTATTATACCTTGAGATGGATGTAAACACACTTCTGTGAATAAAATGAAGCTGTTGAAAAGTCATCTGAAATCCAAGGTCAAGTACCAAATGTCTCCTTAAATACACAGTAGCTTAATAAACATCAAAATCGGACAGAAGAAAGCTAAACGCCTTTTTCAAAAACTAGATGCCAAAAAGTTACTGGCTCCAATGGCACAGGTGCTATTGGGTAATCAGTCAGAGCTTTATCTGAATAACTACTTTTCCCTTAGCGATGCATGTGTCTTCCTCATCATTGCCTCTAGCACCTTGTCAATGCCACATGATATACAAATAACATTTAAATATTGCAGTCATTTCCAAAAATTGAGCTAATAACCCTCTGACCCAACCAATTCGATTGTGGGCCCTACTATTTAAATGGACAGATTAAGGCTAAAATAATCTTGCTATGGATGGGGCTCATATTCTTAATGACAATATTATTTTTATGTCAATATATAGGTCTTCTTACTCAATGTAATTTAATCATGATTAATATTAAATGATAAAATAATTGAAACAACACCCAATATTCAAGATTCCAAGAAAAAAAGAATGGTTCTGCTTAACGACAATGGTTTTGCTGCAGCATTTTGTTATACATCATTTTATGCATTAATAATATGTATACCCTATGAAAAATAATTCGAAGATAATACATCGTTTAAAAGGAAACAATCTGAATTTACTTCATGTCATAGCACAATACTGAATCCAGCGATTGTTCATTTTGAAGATCCTTGCCACCAATCACATAAAGGAAGTTCTCTGTTTCTCCCATCCCGAAAAGGCATCTGGCTGAAGGCAGTGGTGGCAAGCCATTCCATTCACCAGTAATGTTGTCAAACTAAAGCACAAAACAAGTGTTTTAAATTTGTGACCGATTTCTTTACCAATTTAGTACATTCACAAATGCATTCAGAGATccgatgagatttgatagaaattcgCAATGGTCCATTTTTATTTCACTAAATTATCACATATTGCGCAAAGTTTTTAAATGATACAAATTTCCACAAATATTTCTGACAGAACAGAAATCAAATGGGAaaagtttaatattttttaaacgacTAAATTCATTTTTGTGGATTTTTGGTGGGATGTTTTTggaaacattttgaaattgtacaaacTTTTAATAACAGTTACAGAAAATATTAAGTTTCAAATGTATATTTTTGCAAGGAAGATAAAAACATAACTAATTTCACAACCAAGTAGATTTGTGTATACCTGGAAGAAATAGCAGTGGTAAGGATGTTCTTTAACTTCTTCGTCCACGTATAACCCACCAACAACAAAAATTCTATTTCCCTTTGTCACTAAACTAACATGGTTTCTGGGAATCTGATCATCTACTGCAGCCAGAAAGCATTGATTTAGGTTTGGATCATATGCCACCGCCACTGCATCATTAATGAACAAGATCATCTGCTTGACGAACATGCCATGTCTGGGAATGTCATTCAGGAAACCAGGGAGCAGATCCTCATCACCCACGTCATCATTAACCAGATCTTCATCACCCTCTCCTTTCTTTGCAGGCTCGGGAAGTTTCCCAGCAAAAGCATCTTTAATCATTTGAACCTTCTTCAGCAGATCTGGATTAGCCTTGATAATCTCATCTTTTTCGACGTGGTCTTTGACATATTTCTCAGCCATAAGACGAAAACGGATGCAGTCAAACATTTCTCCTAAACTTTTGACCCTGTTCTCTTTGTCCGTCCGGACCCATCTCATTACAGCTTCAAATACAacctcttccttctccacatTTAAAGTGTCATTCGCAATTACGCCGATGAGCTCATGCGAGGCAAGTTGCATAAAATCCTCATTGTCTTTACAGATTTGTTCAAAACGAGCGGACGCGTATTCGCGGGCAGTAATAGCAAGCCGAGGACAATCAAGAAGAAGTCCTAGTCTGAATATGGCCAAACAGTTATCGACGGCTAATTTTTCCTGAAGATAGGTGACACACAATGTGAACACGGAGGGGATCTGAAAGCGGCTGGCCACAGCAAAGACATTTTGCACGTTCTCATCGTTCAGTTCTATCTCTGAAGAATACAGGTACTTAAGTATCATATCCATGATATTCTCGTCAACATCTTCCagaatcacctcacatttcttctCTTTATTTTCTTCTGAAAAGAAATACTCACGGAAGTAGGGGCTGCACGCTGCCAGGATTAGTCGATGGCACGGGAGGAACTTATTGCCAACCTTCAGGGAGCAATCAACAAACTTGTGCTCATCTAGTAATTTTTTCAATCCATCCTGAAGTAGGGTGGTTTGATAGAGCCGAGATTCTTCCCTTATATCTTTACGAAGGTCCATTCTGAAGTAGACTTGGTGTTGGAGGCTAAGAGGGCAGGTGGCGCTTGCCGCACTCGGGTCTTGCTGAAAAAGGCAGATCGCTGTGGCTTGCTACAATGTAATTTAGCTCTACCCGCTAAAAATAGAGACCCCTGCACGTTGGAATTCAGGTTAACCAATGTGGAAAGCGGACCTCACTTTGGCAGCTGCTGTGGACGGAAAGAGACAACTGTGATCGGCTTAAGAGTAAAACAGGACAGGCAGGCAGTCACTATAGGGAACGATTACTAAGGGAATTAAATttagttatttttataatattgagACAACGTCATAGCTAGTGTGTAACAGAGCCATGAATATCGCACATTACGGAATAAATCCTTCTACTAACTTCTAGTGCCAATTCTCAAATCACAAGTCACACCCATACAGCTGCCACCAATTACTCACAAATGCTCTTTAGGTGTTGATAAAAGGCTTTAAGAGTCCTTAGGATCGATTTTAACATTTGGAAAACTAATTTTAAAGGCATTACTTTAACAATCGAATTATGACTACTTTGTTAGAATATTGTAAGGTAGTACAACGGAATGTAATCTACGCAAGATTCTCATACTATGTTCTTTTAATGTCTCTGTCTTGATCATCGTGAAATTTAGTCTTCAGACAACTGGAGTTTACAAATGTGCTTTCCAAATGCTAATCTATAAGTACTTAAAAGTTTAACTAATAGCAAGATGTTTATAGACTGCTAGCATCAAAATTACAGGGGGAAAAAAGGTAAAATATTTTAATACACAAATGGCACCTAGCTATGAAAACATTTTTTGAACAACGAATCAAACAGACCATGTGTACACGTTTACAATATATTATTCTTGGTGCTGTTTATGGATAGAATGGGTGTCTCAGTAAAATATATTTACATTTCTCAAATGTAAATACGAAACTTGAACGACAAATTTACATACGATGGTGAGCAAAATCCTCTGCCAACATCCTTTGAGAACTGGGAACTCACGCGGGAAACATTTTGAACTTTTACAAATCCTAAACCCATCTAAAAGACATAATGCTTTTTATTTTAGCTTGAAAATTGTGTTTGTGGCTATCCTATTTTGATTTTCAAGTAACTTATTCACTGTACTCTTTTACAAGCAAGATCAGCTGCTGAACAGCTGAAAGTAGCGATCATCTCAGCTCATGTCCATTTTTAGATTTAGAAAGTTGATCATTAGTAAACTTAACATTTGTCTCACTGTCCTGCTGCTTTAATAAAACAATGTGACTCATTTTCTCCAGCACACGTATGTGTTAGCATCCTTTAAACTTGGCAAGTGTATAATGTGGCAGATATGTAAGTATATACTTTATTAATAAATTAACAGTTGAGTATGGTTGGAAGACTGCTGTTAAATTCAAAAGATTCAAAATGAAGCATCCTTTTTTAGTGCTATCAACTCCATAGTTCTGAAGTGGAGAATGTCTTGTTTGAATCTTCATTGGTCTGCATGCTATGTTGAACAATGAATTTCTACGGTTCAACTTTCATCTGCTCCATTTACATCTCCTGAAAGTTCTTCCCAAGTCATTCTAGGCAGAGAGCAGGATGGCCAGCCTACACTCAAGCCATCATGTTGATCAATTGTCTGATCCCCCCTTCTAATAGTGCTTCAATCCAGTCTTGTCTTTTCACTCTGACTCCTGTCCAGCCCAGCCTGGCCCATCAGGAATACCCTGTTGTCAAGACAATTTTCTTTGCTGCATTCAGCTCTTCCACTATATTTGCTCGTTGCAGTTAGGATTATAATCAGCAACATATAGTAGAAGCCAAGAAAACTGGAACAGACCGGGGTAGTGATTCACGGCTCAcatgctgtttcctctggctctcttgattccccaattcccccatgtGCTTTATAGTCCACTTGCTTGCAGCCCATCGAAAGTGCTGGTCAGCCTGCTTGCTCTTCCATGCAGCAGTGCTTCCCCATCCACCTGCTTGTACCTATCCAACCCAATAGCTTCCTGACCCACCTTGTGTTTACAAATTCATCTGCTCGCTCAAACACTCAGCCCAAGTGCCTCCCAGCCTGATAAATggtggaagaggagtgagaggtgAAGGAGGCAATGAAAAAGAATGagaagtgaaagtgagagagcaaGAAATGAAGGAGGAAAGCAAGGGAGTGAGAAGTAAATGAGGAAAGCAAGACTTGAAGGAAAAAGAGAGAACAgaagaagacagagagaggggagagagcgatgggatgaaagagagggagacagacagaccctCACAGTGCCCTCACAGATCCTAGCAACCAACGTACTCTTCTATTTTCTTAGACCCTCTCAATGTTTCCAGTTCCCCCTCTCAGTACTCCCAAAACCTATCTTCCATTTCAGTGCTTCCAGTTTCTACCATTCCCTCAGTACCCCGACTGTccagtcttagaatcatagaaagtttatggcacagaagggggccattcagcccaatgtgtccccgccggccaaaaatgaaccatccagactaatcccactttccagcatttggtccgtagccttgtaggtcacggcacttcaggtgcacatccaggtactttttaaataagttgagggtttctgcctctaccatcctttcaggcagtgagttccagatccccacaaccctctgggtgaaaatttttttcctcaactcccctctaatgaTTCCACCAATcactaaatctatgccccctggttattgacctctctgctaggggaaataggtcctccctatccactctatctaggcacctcataattttgtacacctcaattaaatcacccctcagcctcctctgttccaaagagaacaacccaagACTACccaatccttcctcatagctaaaattctccagtcctggcaacatccttgtaaatctcctctgtaccctctctagtgcaatatgatgactagaactgtacacagcactcgaACTGTggcctatccagtgttttatacagttctagcataacctccctgttcttatattctatgcctcggctaataaaggaaagtattccatatgccttcttatcatcttatctacctatcctgctaccttcagggatctgtggacatgcactccaaggtccctcacttcctctacacctctcaatatcctcccatttattgtgtactcccttgccttgtttgccctccccatatgcattacctcacacttctctggattgaactccatttgccacttttctgcccacctgaccagtctattgatattttcctgcagtctatagctttcctcctcactatcaaccacatggccagttttt from Heptranchias perlo isolate sHepPer1 chromosome 7, sHepPer1.hap1, whole genome shotgun sequence harbors:
- the klhl41a gene encoding kelch-like protein 41a; this encodes MDLRKDIREESRLYQTTLLQDGLKKLLDEHKFVDCSLKVGNKFLPCHRLILAACSPYFREYFFSEENKEKKCEVILEDVDENIMDMILKYLYSSEIELNDENVQNVFAVASRFQIPSVFTLCVTYLQEKLAVDNCLAIFRLGLLLDCPRLAITAREYASARFEQICKDNEDFMQLASHELIGVIANDTLNVEKEEVVFEAVMRWVRTDKENRVKSLGEMFDCIRFRLMAEKYVKDHVEKDEIIKANPDLLKKVQMIKDAFAGKLPEPAKKGEGDEDLVNDDVGDEDLLPGFLNDIPRHGMFVKQMILFINDAVAVAYDPNLNQCFLAAVDDQIPRNHVSLVTKGNRIFVVGGLYVDEEVKEHPYHCYFFQFDNITGEWNGLPPLPSARCLFGMGETENFLYVIGGKDLQNEQSLDSVLCYDMNDLKWNESKAFPLKIYGHSVVSHNGLIYIIGGKADDTKCLNKLFVYNPKRSEWRELAAMKTARAMFGAAMHQSKIWVVGGVTDEGLTAAAEAYDITSNKWETMPEFPQERSSINIINMAGSLYAIGGFAMIQLENKEYAPSELTDVWKYEDDKKEWCGMLKEINYAAGATCLAVRLNMFRLTKL